CTGCTGCACCGCCGCGCGGGCGGCCACCCCGGCGCGCCGACGGAACCGGCGGACGAGTGGACCCTGCGGATCCTGGCGGACCACCCCGGCGGCCGGCGCAGCGCCGCGGTCGTCGTCTCCGCCACCCACTGCCTGCTGCGCCCGCGATCGGGCCCCCTGCTGTCCCTGCGCATCGCGCCGCAGGGAGCGGAGGGACGGTCCTCGGTGGTCGACCCGGTGCCCGTCCTGTCGGCGGTGCACGCCGCGCTCCTCGACGGCGAGGAGCGCACGGACCTGCGACTGGTGTGCGCGGTGGGCCACCGCACGGTGGAGGTCCGGACGGCCCGGGCCACGGCGGCGGAGGCGGCCACAGCGGTGTGACGCGACCGGGTTCCCCCGGCTGAGAGTTGACGTTCCGTTGGGCCAGGCCCCCGCGCCCCCTCACCCCAACGCCAGCGCCACCGTCACCTGCTCCGGGCCCTCGCTCGCCTCGGTGAAGATCTCGTGGGCCACCCGCCACTCGTCGGGGCGGGCGTCCGCGTACGGTGTCCAGCCCGTGACGACGAGGAGCAGTCCGCGGTCGGCCGCCGCGGTCGGCCAGACGGAGGGGTCGCATAGGCTGTCCAGGAGCGCGTCCCAGTTGCGGCCGAACCAGTCGGGCAGGGCGAGGGCCGCCGCCACCGCGTCCATCAGGGCGGCCTTGTCCGTGACCCGGGAGAGGTCCAGGGCGACGACCGCGCGGTCCGTGAGTTGCCGGGTCATCTCAGCACCGCCCGGAACGAGTTGTAGTGATCACCGGTGTAGTAGAACTCCCCGCCCTGTCCGGTGATGATGCGGCGCGCCCCGCGGTCGTGCGAGCCGGGCGTCGGCACCGTGTACTCGTGGTAGTAGCCGCGCTGGTGCTTCGGCAGGTGTCTCTCATAATTGCCGAAGACGATCCCGTCGCGGGAGTACGGATAGGGGCCGCCCCGGTCGATCAGGGCCAGGGTCCGCCGGGCCTCGGCGGGCAGCCGGGACTCCGGCACGGTGGCCATGCCTCTGGCCCACCCGGGAGTGGCCACGGCGGCGGACGACGGGCCCCCGCCCGTCCCCGTACCGCTGCCCGTGCCCGAGCCCGTACCTCCGGCACATCCGGCGAGCAGCACGGCGAGCACGACCAGCAGCCCCGCGAGCACACGGGACGGGGCCCGGCCGGGCGCCCGGGACCATCGGAACTTCAGGGGAACGTACCGCGACGACATGCGGACGATGCTTTCACGGCGGGCCGGTCCGGACGACCCGTGCCCCGCGGAAGGCGGCGGAGGCGAGGGCGGCCGGCGGCCGTCTCGTCCGCCTCCGTCCTCGCTCACCGCCGCTCACTGCCCGTCGGGGTCCTGCCGGGTGAGCGCGGCCTTCGGCGTCGGGCCCGCGGTCATCAGGTAGTCCGCGGCCGAGGTGTCCGTGACCAGGCTGGTGACCAGCCCGGAGCGCAGCACCGCGTCGATCGCCGCCGCCTTGCGCTGACCGCCGGCGATCGCCACGACCTCCGGGATGCGGCGCAGCTGGTCGGCCTTGACGGTGATGCACCGCTCCCCCAGGTCCCGCCCGATCCGGCGCCCCTCGGCGTCGAAGAGGTGCGCGGCCATCTCGGCCGCGACGCCGAGCGAGGCGTAGTGCGCCCGCTCCTCGTCGCTGAGCATGTCGTGCACCGTCGAGATGCCCGGTTCCCAGGAACCGATGGAGACGCAGGCGACCGTGACCTTGTCGAAGTACTCGTAGGCGCGGGCGATCCCGGTCTGGTTGCGCAGGGCCGCCGCGGTGGCCGCGTCCGGCAGCAGCATCGGCGCGTAGATCGGGTGGGCGTCGCCGCCCGAGACCTGGGCGGCACGGCGCACGGCCTCGACCGAGCCGCGCTCCGAGGTGCCGGCGTCGTACACACCCGTCAGCTGCACCACCGTGCACGGCGGCAGCCGGTCGAGGGCGGCCGCCATGTGGATGGTGGACCGGCCCCAGGCCAGCCCCAGTACGTCCCCCTCGTCGACCAGCTCGCCGAGCAGGTCGGCCGCGACCTCGCCGAGGTTCTCCGGGTCGGGGGTCTCCTCGGCCTCCGCCGGGGACTCGACCACGACGGCGTGCCTCAGGCCGTAGCGGGCGCGGAGCGCGTCGGAGCGCTCGGCGTCCAGTTCGGCCGGCACACGGATCTCGATGCGTACGAGATCCCGTTCGAGAGCGGTCTCCAGGACCCGGGCCACCTTGAAGCGGCTGACGCCGAACTCCTCCGCGATCTGGATCTTGGACTTGCCCTCGAGGTAGAAGCGGCGGGCCATGGCCGCCGCCTGGACCAGCTCAGCGGGTCCCATCCGCATGGCTGACCGGCCCGCCGACATACCCGACACGGCGATCTCCTCACTGCTGTTCACACTCTGGATTCGCCGTTCATCCTTGCAGATTCGGCGCAACTGATCCGCCCTGATGGGCGGCGTTCTCTCAACCGTTCACGTAGCCGTGGCTCAGTGGTCGCATGCCCAGGACGCCCCGGCGGTGGCCGTCTCCGCCTGGGCGCGCAGGGCACGCACCGCGTCCGCCGGGTCCTTCGCCCCGTAGACCGCCGAGCCGGCGACGAACACGTCCGCGCCCGCCTCCGCGCACCGCTCGATCGTGGTGGCCGAGACACCGCCGTCGACCTGCAACCAGAGCTGGAGGCCGTGCTTGCCGATCAGCTCACGGGTGCGACGGATCTTCGGCAGCATGATGTCGAGGAAGGCCTGGCCGCCGAAGCCCGGCTCGACGGTCATGATGAGCAGCATGTCGAGTTCCGGCAGCAGGTCCTCGTACGGCTCGATGGGCGTCGCGGGCTTGAGCGCCATGGAGGCGCGCGCGCCCTTGGCGCGGATCTCGCGGGCGAGACGCACCGGAGCGGCGGCCGCCTCCACATGGAAGGTGACGGACGAGGCGCCCGCCTCCACGTACTGGGGGGCCCAGCGGTCCGGGTCCTCGATCATCAGGTGGCAGTCCAGCGGGGTGTCCGTCGCACGGGCCAGGGACTCCACCACCGGCACGCCGAGCGTGAGGTTGGGGACGAAGTGGTTGTCCATGACGTCGACGTGGAGCCAGTCGGCGCCCTGGACAGCCTTGGCCTCCTCCGCCAGGCGGGCGAAGTCGGCGGACAGGATGCTGGGGTTGATCTGCACGGCCATGCCCCAAGACTGCCATGTCCGGGGCACTGATGTTCGCGCCGGTCCACAGGTGAGACCGTTCATCACACTGATCTGCCGTTTGTCTGATGTTCCGGACGTCCCTGTGGATAACCGAGGGCGACGAACCCGGCGCACGCGGTGAAATGGTGCCCGCGCGACCGCCTGCGGACCGTCAGCCGGCCGTCTTGCGGATCAGTGCCAGATACATCGCGTCGGTGCCGTGCAGATGCGGCCACAACTGGATGTCGGGGCCCTCGCCGAGCGCGGGGACACCCGGCAGCAGCGGCCGGGCGTCGATCAGTTCGGCGTCCGGGTACTGCTTGAGCACGTCGGCGACGACCGCCCGGGTCTCGGCGAGGTGCGGGGAGCAGGTGGCATAGCCGACCACGCCGCCGACGCGCACCGAGTCGAGCGCGGTGCGCAGCAGCGCCCGCTGGAGGGGAGCAAAATTGTCCAGGTCCTCGGGGCGCCTGCGCCAGCGGGCCTCGGGCCGCCGCCGCAGCGCGCCCAGCCCGGTGCACGGCACGTCCACCAGCACCCGGTCGAAGCTGCCCGGCCGCCACGGCGGCCGGGTGCCGTCCGCGGCGATCACCTGGTACGGCCCCGGGTTGCCGGCCAGCGCCTTGGCGACCAGCCCGGCCCGGTGCGGCTGCTTCTCCGAGGCGAGCAGCACGGCACCGCGTTCGGCGGCGAGCGCCCCCAGCAGCGCGGCCTTCCCGCCGGGTCCGGCACAGCCGTCGAGCCACCTGGCGTCCGGCCCTTCCAGGGGCGCGTTGGCCAGCGCGAGCGCCACCAGCTGGCTGCCCTCGTCCTGCACCCCGGCGCGCCCCTCGCGCACCGCCTCGACCGCGCCCGGCTCACCGCCCTCGGCCAGCCGCACGGCGTACGGCGACCAGCGCCCGGGCTCGGCGGCCTCCTCGCGCAGCAGTTCCTCGGTGGCGGCCCGGCCCGGCCGCGCCACGAGCGTCACCCGCGGCCGCTCGTTGTCGGCCGCGAGCAGCTCCTCGATGCCGGCGCGCCCGCCGCCCAGCGAGTCCCACAGCGCGGAGACGACCCAGCGGGGGTGCGAGTGCACGACGGCGAGGTGGTCCTCGGGGTCCTCGTCGTACGGCGGCGCGACCTTCCCGATCCATCCGTCGAGGTCGTCCTGCGCCACCTTGCGCAGCACCGCGTTGACGAACTTGGCCCGCCCGTCGCCGAGCACGACCCGGGCGAGTTCCACGGTGGCGGACACGGCGGCGTGGCTCGGGATCCGCGTCCCCAGCAGCTGGTGCGCGCCCAGGCTGAGCACGTCGAGCACCGGTGGGTCCACCTCGCGCAGCGGCCGGTCCACGCACGCGGCGATCACCGCGTCGTACGTGCCCTGCCGGCGCAGCGTCCCGTACACCAGCTCGGTGGCGAGCGCGGCGTCCCGCGCGTCGAAGTCGCCCTTCTCCCGCGCCTTCCGCAGCAACGGCGGCAGCACGAGGTTGGCATAGGCGTCCCGCTCGTCCACCGCCCGCAGCGCGTCGAAGGCCAGGATGCGGACGGGGTCCTTCTTGGGACGCCGATAGGGCTTGGCGGGCTTACGGCCCCGCCGCGACTGCTCGCTCACGAAAAAGGTGCTCCGGAGGTGAAAGGGGGTGTGCCGCCCAGCCTACGTCGGCGGAGGTGAGCGGGGGTGCGCGGGTGCCGGGGCGCTCGGGCCCGGGCCCGCGTCGAGGGCCCCGCGTCGAGGGCCCGGGCCCGCGTCGAGGGCCCCGTGGCCGCGTCGAGGGCCCGGGTGCCGCCGTGGAAGGCGGCGGGCGCGTGCCCCGCCGCCGCAGCCCCGGTCAGCCGCCCAGGGTCTCGCCCTCCGTGATCCGCGCCCCACGGGCCCAGTCGGCCGCGCGCATCGGCTTCTTGCCCTGGGCCTGGACCCACAGCAGCTCGACGGCGTGGGAGCCGGTGCCCACGTGCACGCTGTTCTTGCCG
This Streptomyces misionensis DNA region includes the following protein-coding sequences:
- a CDS encoding barstar family protein, whose product is MTRQLTDRAVVALDLSRVTDKAALMDAVAAALALPDWFGRNWDALLDSLCDPSVWPTAAADRGLLLVVTGWTPYADARPDEWRVAHEIFTEASEGPEQVTVALALG
- a CDS encoding sugar-binding transcriptional regulator; this translates as MNSSEEIAVSGMSAGRSAMRMGPAELVQAAAMARRFYLEGKSKIQIAEEFGVSRFKVARVLETALERDLVRIEIRVPAELDAERSDALRARYGLRHAVVVESPAEAEETPDPENLGEVAADLLGELVDEGDVLGLAWGRSTIHMAAALDRLPPCTVVQLTGVYDAGTSERGSVEAVRRAAQVSGGDAHPIYAPMLLPDAATAAALRNQTGIARAYEYFDKVTVACVSIGSWEPGISTVHDMLSDEERAHYASLGVAAEMAAHLFDAEGRRIGRDLGERCITVKADQLRRIPEVVAIAGGQRKAAAIDAVLRSGLVTSLVTDTSAADYLMTAGPTPKAALTRQDPDGQ
- a CDS encoding ribonuclease domain-containing protein; the encoded protein is MSSRYVPLKFRWSRAPGRAPSRVLAGLLVVLAVLLAGCAGGTGSGTGSGTGTGGGPSSAAVATPGWARGMATVPESRLPAEARRTLALIDRGGPYPYSRDGIVFGNYERHLPKHQRGYYHEYTVPTPGSHDRGARRIITGQGGEFYYTGDHYNSFRAVLR
- the rpe gene encoding ribulose-phosphate 3-epimerase, with the protein product MAVQINPSILSADFARLAEEAKAVQGADWLHVDVMDNHFVPNLTLGVPVVESLARATDTPLDCHLMIEDPDRWAPQYVEAGASSVTFHVEAAAAPVRLAREIRAKGARASMALKPATPIEPYEDLLPELDMLLIMTVEPGFGGQAFLDIMLPKIRRTRELIGKHGLQLWLQVDGGVSATTIERCAEAGADVFVAGSAVYGAKDPADAVRALRAQAETATAGASWACDH
- a CDS encoding RsmB/NOP family class I SAM-dependent RNA methyltransferase → MSEQSRRGRKPAKPYRRPKKDPVRILAFDALRAVDERDAYANLVLPPLLRKAREKGDFDARDAALATELVYGTLRRQGTYDAVIAACVDRPLREVDPPVLDVLSLGAHQLLGTRIPSHAAVSATVELARVVLGDGRAKFVNAVLRKVAQDDLDGWIGKVAPPYDEDPEDHLAVVHSHPRWVVSALWDSLGGGRAGIEELLAADNERPRVTLVARPGRAATEELLREEAAEPGRWSPYAVRLAEGGEPGAVEAVREGRAGVQDEGSQLVALALANAPLEGPDARWLDGCAGPGGKAALLGALAAERGAVLLASEKQPHRAGLVAKALAGNPGPYQVIAADGTRPPWRPGSFDRVLVDVPCTGLGALRRRPEARWRRRPEDLDNFAPLQRALLRTALDSVRVGGVVGYATCSPHLAETRAVVADVLKQYPDAELIDARPLLPGVPALGEGPDIQLWPHLHGTDAMYLALIRKTAG